The genomic window GGACGGTCGTGATCACGGACTTCAGCGAGCCGGGGCGCGGGCCACGGCCACCGGGCCGCCCGCGGCGTGGGCCCGCGGCGACGGGGCCGCGCGGCAGGGCCGCGCCCATGGCCGCGAGCGCACTGTCCACCGCTTGGATGCGGGCGTCCAGCAGGTCACGCTGGCTGATGAGCTGGCCGCGCGCGTGCTGCAGGCTGCTGATGGCGCCGCGCATGTCCACCGGTCCGTACGAGCGGCCCCGCTTGCGCGGACGGCGTGTCTGGCTGGCAACCCTGGGGCGGCGCTTGGCTCTAGGCATGGGCTGTTCTCCAATCTCAAATGGAAAAGGTAACAGATCGCCGGCTAGCGTGTGACTCTACCGGCAAGACTACCTTTACGCGTCACGGCGGGCGGTGTCAAGGGCGGAAGGGTATGGCCTGCAACGAATTCCCCCGTGACCATGCGGCACAGCGCGCTGGCTGCGCGCTGTCAGAACGCCTGGTCGTCGTCGCTGGCCTGGTTGGCGGGTTGCGCTGGGCGCCCGATGATGGGCATGAGCACGTCGCGGAGCTGCTCGGGACGGAATGGCTTGCGTACAAAGCCGCGCGCCCCGGCGGCCATGAGTTCCTGGATGCGGGTTTCGCTGCCCTCGGTGGAGGCGATGATCACGGGGATATCACGCATGCGCTGGTCGACGTGCATCCGCTGCAGGAGCTTGATGCCATTCATCACCGGCATGTTGATGTCCAGCAGAATCACGCTGATCGGGTGTTCATACATCTGCGCCAGCGCCTCGATGCCGTTGCCCGCCTCGTAGACCTCGCCAATGTCGAGCGCACACATCGTCAGCGTGCGCTTGATCATGCCGCGCATCGTTCCGGAGTCGTCTACAACCAGTATGTTCGCAGGCATGGCAATGTTCCTACTTCTTGGCAAACAGCGCCTGGACGGCGCGCAATTCGCCAATGGCCTCGGCCCCGATGCCTTCGAGGTCCGATTCGGTCAGGTGCGCGCGCCCCAGCACGGCCGGGTCGGCCCGGTAGGCCAGCCCGTCGTCCCCGGTGCCCACACCAAACAGCAGGCAAACCGCATCCGCCAGATAGACGGCGTCCACCAGCGCGTCCGGTGTCGGCAGTGCGCCGGGGTCGTGGTGATAGCGGATGCAGCGCACGATCGAAGCCGGCAGGCTCCAGGTTTCGGCCAGGCGCGCCCCGACTTCCGCATGCGTGTAGCCGAGCAGCTCCTGCTCGACCTCGGGGAACGACGTCCGGTCCTCGCTGACCCGCCGCACGATTTCGGCGTATTCCTCGCGCACAAACTCGTTCAGCACCAGCTT from Phycisphaerae bacterium includes these protein-coding regions:
- a CDS encoding response regulator, with translation MPANILVVDDSGTMRGMIKRTLTMCALDIGEVYEAGNGIEALAQMYEHPISVILLDINMPVMNGIKLLQRMHVDQRMRDIPVIIASTEGSETRIQELMAAGARGFVRKPFRPEQLRDVLMPIIGRPAQPANQASDDDQAF